Proteins from one Ahaetulla prasina isolate Xishuangbanna chromosome 2, ASM2864084v1, whole genome shotgun sequence genomic window:
- the CHAD gene encoding chondroadherin, with product MKRENQASFLSLLDIKGLKPHQVLENSYFQVSIWLLLWLVGRILLFNSIINRAVFNMLQTYFLFHSTFSLLLHVYHSSVGMDPSNVLLKFIALLTCLLPVLQACPQNCHCHGGDLHHVICDNVGLRRIPKVAEQTRLLNLQRNNFPVLPTNGFREMKNLVSLHLQHSHIKEISSGAFRGLKQLVYLYLSNNDISTIKIGAFDDLRELTYLYLDHNKISDLPKGLLSPLINLFILQLGNNKLRELRTGAFHGTKNLRWLYFSNNSISSIQPGALEDVENLAIFHLDKNQLSSYPVAAMSKLRVVEDLKLSNNPMKSIPDLAFQSFGRYMETLSLDNMGLEKFSEKAFIGTTALKNVHIEHNKISSLPRSFPFTRLQILSLSNNPWHCSCQLAPLRRWLGSTRTRPDAVCASPPQTRGQQIRDTAALRSCKLPSKRSKKGNRH from the exons ATGAAAAGAGAAAATCAGGCATCCTTTCTCTCTTTGCTTGATATCAAAGGGTTAAAGCCACACCAGGTTCTTGAAAACAGTTACTTCCAAGTCAGCATCTGGCTACTTCTGTGGTTAGTGGGAAGGATTTTGCTTTTTAATAGCATTATAAATAGGGCTGTGTTCAACATGCTGCAGACTTACTTTCTCTTTCATTcaaccttctccctcctcctgcaTGTCTACCACAGCTCTGTAGGCATGGACCCATCAAACGTCTTGCTCAAATTCATCGCCTTGCTTACATGCCTTCTTCCTGTTCTTCAGGCCTGTCCTCAGAATTGTCACTGTCACGGAGGAGACCTCCACCATGTCATTTGTGACAACGTTGGATTGAGAAGGATTCCCAAAGTAGCTGAGCAAACCCGGCTTCTCAATCTGCAGAGGAACAATTTCCCTGTGCTGCCAACCAACGGTTTCAGAGAGATGAAAAATCTTGTCTCTCTTCACCTCCAACATTCCCACATCAAAGAAATCTCCAGTGGAGCTTTCCGCGGCCTGAAGCAGCTGGTCTACCTTTACTTGTCAAATAATGACATCAGTACCATAAAGATTGGAGCCTTTGATGACCTGAGAGAACTTACTTACCTCTACCTAGATCATAACAAGATATCTGACCTGCCCAAGGGGCTCCTCTCTCCACTGATTAATCTTTTCATCCTGCAGCTAGGTAATAATAAGCTCCGAGAGCTGAGAACAGGAGCCTTCCATGGTACTAAGAATCTTCGCTGGCTCTATTTCTCTAATAACTCAATCTCCTCCATCCAACCTGGGGCCTTGGAAGATGTGGAAAACCTAGCCATATTCCACTTGGATAAGAACCAGCTAAGCAGCTACCCTGTGGCTGCCATGAGCAAATTAAGGGTGGTGGAAGACCTGAAGCTCTCAAACAACCCAATGAAGTCCATTCCAGATTTAGCCTTTCAATCTTTTGGACGATACATGGAGACTCTCAGCTTGGACAACATGGGATTAGAAAAG ttttcagaaaaagcATTCATTGGGACAACTGCACTGAAGAATGTTCATATAGAGCACAACAAAATTTCCAGTCTTCCTAGGAGCTTTCCATTCACCCGTCTTCAGATACTGTCCCTGTCCAACAACCCTTGGCATTGTTCTTGTCAGTTAGCACCTTTGCGCAG gtGGCTGGGATCTACTCGTACTCGCCCAGATGCAGTCTGTGCATCACCTCCTCAGACTCGAGGACAGCAGATTCGAGACACTGCTGCGCTCCGTAGCTGCAAACTTCCCTCTAAGAGATCCAAAAAAGGAAATCGCCATTAA